From a region of the Salinispira pacifica genome:
- the fabV gene encoding enoyl-ACP reductase FabV: MVIKPMIRSNMCMNAHPEGCEKEVLDQISYVSSQPSFQGPKNVLVIGASTGYGLASRIVAAFGAGANTFGVSFEREPSAKRTGTMGYYSNETLEHEAKAKGLIAESINGDAFSHEVKAETAEKVKSLMGKVDLVVYSLASPVRKDPDSDTTFRSVLKPIGQTYTAKSINPQTGEISETSIEPANEDEIEQTVRVMGGDDWKLWIEALKNADVLTDDVTTIAYSYIGPDVTKAVYRDGTIGQAKAHLENTALELNDRLKTGGGRAYVSVNKALVTRASAVIPVVPLYLALLFKIMKEKNLHEGCIEQMYRMFTSRLYSNSPETDEKGRIRMDDWELKQEVQDEVNALWPRVNSDNINELGDLEAYNRDFLKLHGFGRDDVDYEADIDTQLRL; encoded by the coding sequence ATGGTAATTAAGCCGATGATTCGAAGTAATATGTGTATGAATGCTCATCCTGAGGGGTGTGAAAAGGAAGTCCTGGATCAGATATCCTATGTTTCCTCCCAGCCATCATTCCAGGGACCGAAAAATGTGCTGGTTATCGGCGCTTCCACCGGATACGGACTGGCCAGCAGGATAGTAGCCGCCTTCGGAGCCGGAGCAAACACGTTCGGAGTTTCTTTTGAGCGTGAACCCAGCGCCAAGCGAACGGGAACCATGGGCTATTACAGCAATGAGACCCTGGAACATGAAGCAAAGGCGAAGGGACTCATCGCCGAGAGCATCAACGGCGACGCTTTCAGCCATGAGGTGAAGGCTGAAACGGCGGAAAAAGTGAAGTCCCTCATGGGTAAGGTCGATCTGGTGGTGTACAGCCTGGCAAGTCCGGTACGCAAGGATCCTGACAGCGACACCACATTCCGCTCGGTTCTGAAGCCCATCGGCCAGACCTACACTGCAAAAAGCATCAATCCCCAGACCGGAGAGATTTCTGAAACCAGCATCGAACCCGCCAATGAAGATGAAATAGAACAGACCGTCCGGGTAATGGGCGGAGATGACTGGAAGCTCTGGATTGAGGCATTGAAAAACGCCGATGTGCTCACCGATGATGTGACAACCATTGCCTATTCCTATATCGGACCGGATGTAACCAAAGCCGTGTATCGTGACGGAACAATCGGACAGGCCAAGGCTCATCTGGAAAACACTGCCCTTGAGCTGAACGACCGGCTGAAAACCGGCGGCGGCAGAGCCTATGTTTCGGTGAACAAGGCACTTGTTACCCGGGCTTCTGCGGTAATCCCCGTAGTGCCCCTGTATCTTGCCCTGCTGTTCAAAATCATGAAGGAAAAAAATCTCCATGAAGGATGCATCGAGCAGATGTACCGCATGTTCACTTCCAGACTCTATTCAAATTCTCCTGAGACCGACGAGAAAGGCCGTATACGGATGGATGACTGGGAACTGAAGCAGGAGGTGCAGGACGAGGTGAACGCCCTGTGGCCCAGGGTGAACAGCGATAATATCAATGAGCTGGGGGACCTGGAAGCCTACAACCGGGATTTTCTCAAACTTCACGGTTTCGGAAGAGACGACGTGGATTATGAAGCTGATATTGATACTCAACTACGTCTCTGA